A stretch of the Vigna radiata var. radiata cultivar VC1973A chromosome 7, Vradiata_ver6, whole genome shotgun sequence genome encodes the following:
- the LOC111242057 gene encoding uncharacterized protein LOC111242057, with translation MVIAIDVGTAMVACGLSNKNRGQVWVFWLFPVKSMIPGESWRGFRLEQNSTPVSDFPSGSVSIQLLFKSATTHIAFELEVNTSSSMFVETTFGKAFIFAVPTNCFLFSQRLSRD, from the exons ATGGTGATTGCCATTGATGTTGGCACGGCTATGGTGGCTTGTGGTTTAAGTAACAAAAATCGGGGTCAGGTGTGGGTTTTTTGGTTGTTTCCGGTTAAAAGCATGATTCCAG GAGAGAGCTGGAGAGGATTCCGACTTGAACAAAACTCGACTCCAGTAAGCGACTTTCCCTCAGGGTCAGTTTCCATACAACTATTATTCAAGTCCGCCACAACCCATATAGCCTTTGAATTGGAAGTTAATACAAGTTCTTCTATGTTTGTTGAGACTACATTTGGGAAAGCATTCATTTTTGCAGTGCCAACAAATTGCTTTCTCTTTAGTCAAAGACTGTCCAGAGACTGA
- the LOC106767741 gene encoding pentatricopeptide repeat-containing protein At4g16835, mitochondrial — MFHLRLLRTRKRNSLSSLSFAALSKHQNLTFATLSHQHVSTHSHQRELNDNNIIASNKLITSYVRCGDLDSAVRVFENMKVKSTVTWNSILAAYAKKVGNFEHARQLFEKIPQPNVVSYNIMLAGHWHHFGVHDARCFFDSMPVKDVASWNTMISGYAQVGLMGEAQRLFSVMPVKNCVSWSAMVSGYVACGDLDSAVACFYAADVRSVVTWTAMITGYMKFGRVELAERLFGEMTMRTLVTWNSMIAGYVENGRAEDGLRLFRIMLETGVKPNALTLTSVLLGCSNLSALQLGKQVHQLVCKSPLSSDTTAGTSLVSMYSKCGDLKDAWDLFVKISRKDVVCWNAMISGYAQHGAGEKALHLFDEMKNEGMKPDWITFVAVLLACNHAGLVDLGVQYFNTMVRDYGIETKPEHYACMVDLLGRAGQLAKAVDLIKSMPFRPHPAIYGTLLGACRIHKNLHLAEFAAKNLLELDPTIATGYVQLANVYASQNRWEHVAKIRRSMKENNVVKTPGYSWIEINSVVHEFRSSDRLHPELASIHAKLNDLEKKMKLAGYVPDLEFALHDVGEELKEQLLLWHSEKLAIAFGLLKVPLGVPIRVFKNLRVCGDCHSATKYISAIEGREIIVRDTSRFHHFKDGFCSCTDYW, encoded by the coding sequence ATGTTTCATTTACGTTTATTAAGGACGAGGAAGCGAAATTCTTTGTCATCCTTGTCCTTTGCAGCACTAAGCAAACACCAAAACCTCACTTTTGCCACCCTAAGTCACCAGCATGTGTCCACACACTCCCATCAACGCGAGCTTAATGATAACAACATCATTGCATCTAACAAGCTCATCACAAGCTACGTTCGATGCGGTGACTTAGATTCCGCTGTTCGTGTGTTTGAAAACATGAAAGTAAAGTCTACTGTCACGTGGAATTCCATCCTCGCTGCCTACGCCAAGAAAGTCGGCAACTTCGAACACGCTCGCCAGCTGTTTGAGAAAATTCCTCAACCCAACGTTGTGTCCTATAACATCATGTTAGCGGGTCATTGGCATCATTTTGGTGTCCATGATGCCCGTTGCTTCTTTGACAGCATGCCCGTGAAGGATGTTGCTTCGTGGAACACTATGATTTCAGGTTATGCGCAGGTTGGACTCATGGGTGAGGCTCAGAGGTTGTTCTCGGTGATGCCAGTGAAAAACTGCGTGTCTTGGAGTGCCATGGTGTCTGGATATGTGGCATGTGGGGATTTGGATTCTGCTGTGGCGTGTTTTTATGCTGCGGATGTGAGGAGTGTGGTCACGTGGACTGCCATGATCACTGGGTACATGAAGTTTGGGAGGGTTGAACTGGCAGAAAGATTGTTTGGAGAAATGACAATGAGGACATTGGTAACATGGAATTCTATGATTGCTGGGTATGTTGAGAATGGGAGGGCAGAGGATGGGTTAAGGCTATTCAGGATAATGTTAGAAACTGGAGTTAAGCCTAATGCTTTGACTTTGACCAGTGTCTTGTTGGGTTGTAGTAATTTATCAGCATTGCAGCTGGGTAAGCAAGTTCATCAGTTAGTTTGTAAGTCTCCATTGAGTAGTGATACGACTGCTGGGACTTCATTGGTTAGTATGTATTCCAAGTGTGGGGATCTAAAGGACGCCTGGGATTTATTCGTTAAGATTTCCCGAAAAGATGTAGTGTGCTGGAATGCAATGATTTCTGGCTATGCCCAACATGGGGCTGGTGAAAAAGCTCTTCATTTGTTTGATGAGATGAAAAATGAAGGCATGAAGCCAGATTGGATTACTTTTGTTGCAGTATTGTTGGCTTGTAACCACGCAGGACTGGTGGATCTTGGGGTccaatattttaacacaatgGTAAGAGATTATGGAATTGAAACTAAACCAGAGCACTATGCATGCATGGTTGACCTTCTTGGTCGAGCTGGACAGCTAGCTAAGGCTgtagatttgataaaaagtaTGCCGTTTAGGCCCCATCCTGCCATTTATGGAACACTTTTGGGTGCTTGTAGGATACATAAAAACTTGCACTTGGCTGAGTTTGCTGCCAAAAATTTGCTTGAGCTTGATCCAACTATTGCAACTGGATATGTTCAATTGGCTAATGTTTATGCATCACAAAATAGATGGGAGCATGTTGCTAAGATCCGAAgatcaatgaaagaaaataatgttgtcAAGACACCGGGATATAGTTGGATTGAAATAAACAGTGTGGTGCATGAGTTTAGATCAAGCGACAGATTGCATCCTGAATTGGCTTCTATACATGCGAAGCTAAATGACttggagaagaaaatgaaattagctGGTTATGTGCCAGATCTTGAATTTGCATTGCATGATGTGGGAGAGGAGCTGAAAGAACAGCTTCTTTTATGGCATAGTGAGAAACTGGCAATTGCATTTGGACTTCTTAAGGTACCATTAGGGGTTCCAATCCGGGTATTCAAAAACTTGAGAGTTTGTGGAGATTGCCATTCTGCAACCAAGTACATCTCAGCTATAGAAGGAAGAGAAATCATAGTTAGAGATACCTCGAGGTTTCATCATTTTAAGGATGGATTCTGCTCCTGCACGGATTACTGGTAA